ATACCCTGAAGATATCTTACTTGTTTGTGAAAATGATGCAAAAGATTTTAGCAGTGAAAAAGTAATTCTTAAAACTGAGTACGGTCAAACTAATCCACTTACAATAAAACTGACTGACAAGGTAAAACCAAAAACTTTGTTTACGACTTTTCACCATGCAGACTCACGCATAAATGCACTTTTTGGAGACAAGTGTGATGAGCTTATACTAACAGCTGCATTTAAATCTATAAAAGTTGAGGTTATTAACTGCTAGATGTCTAGAGCAAAAGGCAATGTTGCTGAAGAACTGGCAGTAAAGTACCTTTATGACAATGGCTATGAGATAATAGAGAGAAATTTTTACAGCCGTTTTGGAGAGATAGATATTATTGCCTTCAAAGATGAAACTTTACATTTTGTAGAGGTAAAAAGTGGTGAAGATTATGAAAAAGCCATTCAAAATATAACGCCTACAAAACTCTTACGTCTTATAAAAACGGGCGATGTTTATATGAAAAAAAATGGCACCAATATAGATTATGAATACGACGCATTGGTTGTCGTTGAAGATCAAGTTTGGTTTATTGAAAATATAACACTCTAAGCATAAACATCAAGTTGATTAGACGAACTTACAGTAGGTTTAACCTCACTTGTTTGAGTGGTTTGGAAGTTTTGTGCATCTTTTAGCGTTGTATTCGTTGCGTTATTGATACCATTTAAGTCGTTTTGCGTTTTTTCTTGGTTTTGACTTGATGGATCTACTCTACCAAACTGTACTTGTGAATGATAAGGTGATTGAAACAAGTATTTTACAGTGTTCATAACATCCTCCTCATGTATACATTGTTCACAATGATAACACAAAAAATAAAAGCTTAAAATAAAAAAAATATATTAAATGATATAATCTAGAATTATACAAATTATTTTAAGGTAAGTTTATGAACAGTGCAAAGATTTTTTTTGGATCAGAGGAAGCTACAAAAGATTCTCTAAGTGAGAGAAAAAGCCCATATAATCAAAGGGTTGTTTCATATGCACCCGTTTGTAATGCAGAAGATACAAAAAAAGCTCTAAACATTGCAAAGGCTGCAACTAAAGCTGCAAAAGTATCTACACTCTCTCAAAGATGTAACTGGCTTTTAGATGTAGCTAATAACTTGGCTATTAACAAAGAAGATATAGCTATGACTATAACGGATGAGGTTGGAAAGCCTTTGGCATTTTCCCGCGTAGAAGTGGATCGTGCTATTGAGACTCTTACACTAAGTGCTGAGACTATGCGTACAATGGGTGGTGAGACGATAAATACCGATGCTATGGCTAGCGGTAAAAAAACTATGAGTTTTTTCCGCCGTGAACCTGTCGGTGTTGTAGCTGCGATCACGCCTTTTAATTTCCCGCTAAATCTTGTTGCTCATAAGCTTGGTCCTGCACTGGTTGCAGGTAATACAGTTGTATTAAAACCAACACCAGAAGCACCATTAACTGCTTATAAATTTGCAAAACTGTTTATTGAGAGCAGGTTTGCAGTAAAAGATGCTCTTAGTGTAGTCTACGGAGATGTAGAAGTTGGCTCGACACTAGTAAGTTCAGATATTCCACGTGTAATTAGTTTTACTGGAAGTGTACCTGTAGGGGAGATCATTACAAGAAGTGCAGGTATTAAAAAAATAGGATTGGAACTTGGCGGAAATGCAGCAACTTATATAGATAAATCAGCTGATCTTGATCTTGCAGCGAGCAGATGTGCATTAGGTGCATTTGTGAATTCAGGTCAAGTATGTATAAGCTTACAGCGTATATATGTAGATGCAGAGGTTTACGATGAGTTTGCATCGAAAATAGCACAGGAGACTAAAAAGCTTAAAGTTGGAAGCCCGTATGATGAAGAGACTTTTATGGGACCACTTATAGATGAAGAAGCATGTAATAGAGCACTAGGCTGGGTTCAAAGTGCTATAGACGAAGGTGCACGTGCACTGCTTGAACCTAAAGTTGAAGGTAGAATGTTTTATCCTTGTGTTATGGCAGATGTGCGCGATGATATGGCAATAGTTTGTGAAGAGGTATTTGCTCCAATCGTTTCTCTTGTGAAAGTTGATGG
This region of Sulfurimonas sp. genomic DNA includes:
- a CDS encoding aldehyde dehydrogenase family protein, which gives rise to MNSAKIFFGSEEATKDSLSERKSPYNQRVVSYAPVCNAEDTKKALNIAKAATKAAKVSTLSQRCNWLLDVANNLAINKEDIAMTITDEVGKPLAFSRVEVDRAIETLTLSAETMRTMGGETINTDAMASGKKTMSFFRREPVGVVAAITPFNFPLNLVAHKLGPALVAGNTVVLKPTPEAPLTAYKFAKLFIESRFAVKDALSVVYGDVEVGSTLVSSDIPRVISFTGSVPVGEIITRSAGIKKIGLELGGNAATYIDKSADLDLAASRCALGAFVNSGQVCISLQRIYVDAEVYDEFASKIAQETKKLKVGSPYDEETFMGPLIDEEACNRALGWVQSAIDEGARALLEPKVEGRMFYPCVMADVRDDMAIVCEEVFAPIVSLVKVDGFDDALPRMNNSPYGLQFSVFTNNLKLTNRAIDELEAGGVVINDMPTLRFDIQPYGGVKLSGVGREGPKFAIEEMTEIKSIVIC
- a CDS encoding YraN family protein, whose product is MSRAKGNVAEELAVKYLYDNGYEIIERNFYSRFGEIDIIAFKDETLHFVEVKSGEDYEKAIQNITPTKLLRLIKTGDVYMKKNGTNIDYEYDALVVVEDQVWFIENITL